Part of the Pedobacter roseus genome is shown below.
TCAACAGGATCGCCTGCATCGCGTAAATCAACAAAGTTTACACCTTTAACTGTACGGCCGTCTTTAACGTCTAAACAAGGAATTATTCTTTTTGAAAGCATGTGTTTTGTTTGGTTGTCATGCTGAGGAACGAAGCATCTGTTTCATCGTGGGCAGATCCTTCATTCTTCAGGATGACATAAATATTTATGGAATTAGATTGAACTTAGCGCCTTCAAATTCCAATCTTTAATTTCTTCGATAGTTATCCGGTCTTCGTAAATTGCTTTTCCTACCACAACACTTCTGATTGGATATTTGGCCAATTCGTAAATATCTTCCATCGAACTCACTCCACCCGAAGCAATTAATTTAATCATTGGAGAGTGTTCGAGCAGTTTTTTGTATAACTCAACAGCTGCACCACCTAATTTTCCATCCTTACTGATATCGGTGCATAAGAAACGGAAAAAACCCAGCGAAAGGCATTTGTCAACGTAATCCATCAGTTTAATCGGCGAACTTTCCATCCAGCCCGAGTATTTGATCACTTCATCCAAAACATCAATGGCAATTACGATGCGGTTGGCATAATCATCTTTCTTTGCAAAGTTTTCGCTTAACTGAGGTAAAAAATCGGGATTGGTAATGGCCTGTGTACCTACAATAACCCGGTGGATACCTGCATCAAGCAGATTGTTAACCTGCTCAATCGTTCTGATTCCACCACCATACTGCACTTTCATCTCGGTTTTTTTGATGATCTCGAAAAGTGATTTTTGGTTGCTAAAATCGCCTTTGGCTCCATTTAAATCAATAATGTGGATAAAATCCGTACCATTTGAACGGTATTTTTCTATCATTTCGGCAATAGAAACATCGTACTCTGTTTTTTGGTTGTAATCGCCTTCACGCAGACGGACAACTTTTCCATCCAAAATATCAATAGCAGGTATTATGTACATTTTATAAGCTTAAGTTTGAAAAATTTTTTAATATTAATTCGCCGGCTTTTCCCGATTTCTCAGGGTGGAACTGAACGCCGTAAAAATTGTCTTTTTGTACCGCTGCCGAAAACTTTAAACCATAATCAGCAGATGCGATGTCAAAAGTAGGGTTATATTCAATAAAGTACGAATGCACAAAGTAAAATTGTGTATTATCTTCAACACCTGTAAATAGCGGATTGTTTTTTGTGTTCACCGCATTCCAGCCCATGTGTGGTATTTTGATATTCAGCGATTTATCGAATTTTTTGGTTTTCACGGGAACGATATCTAAAAGCGCCGCATTACCCTCTTCTGAGTGTTCGGTAATCAGCTGCATGCCCACACAGATACCCAGCACAGGTTTAGTGAGTTTTTTAATGGCCTCAACTAGTCCGGTTCCCTTTAGTTTTTCCATCGCAGCGCCTGCATGGCCTACTCCAGGGATAATGATGTGGCTATATTTTTCGAGGTCGTTTTCTGTGTTTACCATACCGTAGGTCACATTTAGGCGATCTAATGCTGCGGTAAGGGAGAAAATGTTGCCTGCTCCGTAGTTTATAATTCCGACCCCTAAATTGCCTTGAGGGGACTCTGAATTTCCATCGTTCATATAATTTTTTTTATACTGTTGAGAATATCTATAATTAATTTAGGTTTTCTTGTTCTATGTTTACCTTTCTAAAGCCAATTATCAATTTTGTTTTAATAAGGTAATCGACCATCAATTTGTCGCCTTTCCACCAATTATAAAATTCTGATTTATCTAAAATAATATCTCCGTTTAGTTTAACAGGTGTTTTTTTACATTTAATCACAAACTTTGCATTATTTGTTCTTATTTTTTGAAGTACTTCTAATTCAATCGTTTTTTTACGGTTAGAATTAAGATCCATTGTTAACAATACGATTGGTCGTACAATAAAAAAACATACATATACAATAGCAACAATTACGAAAACTACAAATGCCTCCCAATAATGCCCGGTTGAGTTTGGTGATGGTTCACCATTTTTACCTCCCGAAAACGGAAAGATAAAGACGGCTATAGTAAAAACAAGTATAATTGTATAAAGATTTTTCTTAGCTAATGGTAGCATTTCATAAGTAATAAGATCTACATCTTCACTACTTAATTCTTCACTTGTTTCTGTACTCATTGATTCTTTTAAATCTATTCACATCATCCATTTTACTTTTAATGCTTTCTCTTTAAAATTTGAAAATGAAAGTCAGTTTTTCATAGGTGCTGTAGTCCCGCTATCGCTTATAGTCCTCGCTACGCTGCGGGCTATTCCGCTCTATCGGGTTTATTAACAGCAGATGGGCTTCAAAACCCTCCGCCTTAAACTTTTCAGCCTTCCGCCTTTCTTACAACATTCCCTTTGTGCTCGGCAATACCATTTTCTCGGCGTCGCGTTTAATGGCCATTTTAATGGCTTTGGCAAATGCTTTAAAAATAGCTTCAATTTTATGGTGCTCGTTATCGCCTTCGGCTTTTATGTTCAAATTGCATTTTGCAGCATCACTGAACGATTTAAAGAAGTGGTAAAACATTTCCGTTGGCATATCGCCCACTTTTTCGCGTTTAAAGTCCGCATCCCAAACAATCCAGTTTCTTCCTCCAAAATCAATGGCAACCTGTGCCAGGCAATCGTCCATTGGCAAACAAAAACCATACCTCTCAATGCCCAGTTTATTCCCTAAACCTTGGGCAAATGCCTCGCCTAATGCAATACCGGTATCTTCTATGGTGTGGTGTTCGTCTATATGTAAGTCGCCTTTGGCAATTACCTCTAAATCTACACTTCCATGTCTGGCAATCTGATCAAGCATGTGATCGAAAAAGTTTAAACCCGTTTCAATCTTGGCTTTTCCGGTACCATCTAAATCTAAATTAATGGTGATATCGGTTTCGTTGGTTTTGCGCTCGTGGTGGATTTTTCTGCTCCCTGCTTTGAGCAAGTTGTAGATGTCTTCCCATTTCTTGGTTTCTAAAATGATCACATCCAAAAGCGTTTCATGTTTATCCAATGCTTCTGTCGAGCCCAACGCATCATTCTGACGGAGGAAAATGGCTTTTGCACCTAAATTTTTCGCCAAAACTACATCATTTAAGCGATCGCCGATAACGAATGAATTTTTCAGGTCGTAATCTCCGCTGAAATATTTAGTTAATAAAGCAGTGCCCGGTTTGCGTGTAGGGGCATTGTCTTTTGCAAAAGTTCTATCGATTACAATCTCGCTGAAATGAACGCCTTCTCCTTCAAAAGTATCGAGCATGAAATTGTGGATCGGCCAGAAATTCTCTTCAGGATTTGATAATGTTCCCAATCCATCCTGGTTGGTTACCATCACCAGTTCGTAATCCAGCTCGGCTGCTATTTTTGATAAATAATATAAAGAACGCGGATAAAATTTAAGCTTTGCGAAACTGTCTACCTGTTCATCGTCAGGCTCAATATTTAAGGTTCCATCGCGGTCTATAAATAATACTTTTTTCATCTTAAAAATTTTCTAGCACAGTTAATAGTTTATCGTTTTCTTCTTTTGTGCCCACGGTAATCCGCAAACAGCCTTCGCATAAAGTTACTTTAGAACGGTCGCGTACAATGATACCCTGATCTACCAAAGTATCGTACATTTTCAATGCATCGGTAACTTCTACGAGTATGAAATTTGCATCTGATGGATATACTTTTGTTACTGCATTTACATTGTTTAAAGCGATCGATAAACGCTGTCTTTCTGCAACTGATTCCTTGATCCAATCGTTAACCTGCGCGATATTTTTTAAGGCTTCGAAAGCTAAGTCCTGAGTAGCCTGATTGATGTTGTATGGAGGTTTAATTTTGTTTAAAACATCGATCACTTTTGTCGAAGAAAAAGCCATGCCTAAACGCAAAGCTGCAAGTCCCCAGGCCTTCGAAAAAGTTTGCAAAACCACCAGGTTTCCGTACTCGGTTAACTCCTGTATAAAGGTCTTCTGACGGGCATAATTTATATACGCTTCATCCACTACAACGATGCCGTTAAAGTTGGCTAAAATGGTTTCAATATCTTCGCGGTTTATAGAATTTCCGGTAGGATTATTTGGTGAACAAATGAAGATTAATTTGGTGTTTTTATCGATCGTTTCGGCGATCTTTTCCATGTCCAGTTGGAAGTTTGGAAGGAGGTTTACTTTGCGTATTTCTACGTCATTTATATTGGCCGAAACTTCGTACATTCCATAAGTTGGAGGTAGCACAATTACATTGTCTTTTCCGGGATTACAGAAAGCGCGGAACAATAAATCGATCGCTTCATCACTGCCGTTTCCTAAAAAAGTATTTTCAATAGGCACGCCTTTTATTTTGCTGATCGCATCTTTTAAATCAAGTTGTAAAGGATCAGGATAACGGTTATAGTTTGCCGGTAATGGCGAGCCATAACTGTTCTCGTTTGCATCTAAAAATACGGATGCCTGACCTTTAAATTCGTCCCTTGCGGTGGAGTAGGGGCGAAGGTTTTTTATATTTTCTCTTACTAAATCGTTAATGTCCATTGTTTGTTGGTTCATTAGTTCATTATATCATTGGTTGCTACCGCCGATATACTATTCTTTTCCTTCGGGTTAATTACACAGATTGTGGGATTACACCGATTTTTTTTTAATTTTTTATGCCGTTTTATCTTCGGTCTTCGGTCTTCCGACTCCGGACTCAAAAATCAGTCTGATACTAACAGCATTTTTATGTGCTTCCAGGCCTTCTGCTTCTGCAAGAATCTCAACCGTTTTGCCAATATTATTTAAACCTTCACGGGATAATTGCTGAAAAGTGATTTTCTTCAAAAAAGCATCCGTAGATACTCCTGAATAAGCTTTTGCAAAACCACTGGTTGGTAAAGTATGGTTGGTTCCCGAGGCATAATCGCCAACACTTTCCGGGGTAAAGTTGCCTAAAAATACTGATCCTGCATTGATAATCAATGGAATAAGGCTTTGAAACTGCTCTGTAGCCAATATTAAGTGTTCAGGTGCATATTCATTAGAAAATTGCATCGCTTGTTCCAGATTTTCAGCTAAAACTGCATAAGAATTGGCAATTGCTTTGGCTGCAATATCTTTTCGTGGAAGAATAGCCAGCTGATTTTCAATCTCTTTTAAAGTTTGATTGATGATTTCCTTGGAGGTAGCCACTAAAATAGCCTGACTATCAGTTCCGTGTTCGGCCTGTGCCAGCAGATCTGCAGCAATAAATGAAGGATTTGCTGTTTCGTCCGCAATTACAAGCACTTCTGATGGACCTGCAGGCATATCAATGGCTACTTTATTTTGTACCATCGTTTTTGCAGTGGTTACATAACGGTTACCAGGGCCGAAGATCTTATAAACCTGCGGTACGGTTTTTGTTCCGAAAGCCATTGCAGCAACGGCTTGTGCACCGCCAATCAGGAATACTTTTTCGATGCCCAGGAGCACTGCGCAATAAGCCAGATAACAATTGGTTTTACCATCACCTTGTGGCGGAGAGCAGACCACAATTTCTTTGCAACCTGCTATAATTGCGGGGGTAGCCAACATTAAAAAAGTGCTTGGTAAAACGGCTGTTCCGCCTGGGATATAAAGCCCAACTTTTTCAATTGCCCTTGATTCGCGCCAGCACAAAACGCCCGGCATGGTTTCAATTTTGTCTTCCGTTTTTAACTGCGACTGGTGAAAATTTTTAATGTTTTGATAAGCGGTATCAATTGCTTTTTTTGCATCGGCCGGAATAGTGGCTGCAATTTGTTTTAGTTCTTCAGCATCCAAGAAAAGTTTTTCCAATTCAACTTTATCAAAGGCTTTTGCAAAATTGAAAAGGGCCTGGTCGCCATCTTTTTTTACCGTGTTGATGATGTCACTTACCCGTTCTTCAACCAGTTTATCATCTTCAATCTGTCTCGAACAAAGCTCTTCAATTTTTGATTTAGATAAATCTTTATAACCGTAGATTTTCAATGTTTTATAATTTAAAATTAACTAATAGTTAATAAACTTTCAAATGATTTTATCTGATTATTTTCTCGATAGGCATTACTAAAATACCTTCAGCTCCGGCAGCTTTCAAACTGTTTATTTTATCCCAGAAATCTTCTTCTGCAATTACCGAATGAACGGCTACCCAGTTTGGTTCGAAGAGTGGAACAACGGTTGGGCTTTTAACACCTGGCAGTAAATCTACCACTTTTTGAAGGTTATCTTTCGATACATTCAGCACCACGTATTTGTTTGATTTTGCGCTAAGCACAGAGCGGATGCGTTGCAGTAATTCTGCTACTTCCGGATTATCGGCTATTGATTTATTTCCGATTAAAACCGCTTCCGATTGCATTACATCAGCGAAAGGTTTTAGTCCGTTGCTCTTTAATGTTCCACCTGTTGAAACAATATCAAAAATGGCATCGCTCAATCCTAAACCCGGACCAATTTCTACCGATCCGGAAATGGTTCTGATATCGGATTGTATACCTTTTTCCTGCAAGAATTTTTCGAGGATTACCGGGTAAGAAGTGGCAATGGCTTTGCCGTTTAACTCTTCAAGATTTTGGATATTGCTGGTGGCCTGAACCGCGATTTTTAAGGTGCATTTTCCAAAGCCCAATTTCTGTAGAAAATCTACCTCAGCTTTTGTTTCCACAATTACATTTTCCCCAACTATCCCCAGGTCGGCAATGCCATCCTGTACATACTCTGGAATATCGTCATCGCGGAGAAATAGAATTTCTAAGGGGAAATTAGTAACGGTTGAGATAAGGGAACTTTTGTAGTTTTCGAAAGATAAACCACAATTTTTAAGTATTTCTACAGATTTTTCGTTTAACCTACCCGATTTCTGGATAGCAATTTTAAGTGTTTTCAATGTATTGAATATAGAGTGAACAGGAAATTATTTTACGGAAAAAAGTCTTGAAGTACAAAACAAACATATCATATCGCCTATCGGCGATGGTGCAAATGTAAGTGATGGTTCAAAGTTAAATTCATAAATTATTTCTGCCAGTATCAATACGTTAGCTGATAAGCGCTGGCAAATATAGTGTTTGAAATGGTAAAACAAAAAATAATGGCACTTAATTTGCCATTATGCTGTTTTTAGTGCCAATAACCCTTATTTTGTATTTAAATTTTAACGTGTTGAAAAAGTTTCGCTTTCTAATTTTGCCCTTTATTTTGTTCATTTCTGCCTGTGGGTGGTTTAAAAGCCCTCCTGAGATCGGAAAAGTGCTGTCTGAACATTTTAAGAACAAGATCTATAAGGATTTTGATACTGTAGCTTATGATAGCGTTTTTGTGAAGACAATGGACAGTCTTTCTGTTAAATTCGTTAATCCAAAAACTATAAAAGCTTTTTATTCAAATCATTCTGCTGAACCTAAATTAGTTACCCGGTTTTATATTAACGGGGAATTAGATTCGCTGGTAAACTATTTGGATCAAAGTAAAGTACATGGTTTTAACCCCAGGATTTTTAAAGGAGATGAAATTAAGGCCTTATTGGAAGAATTGACCGCCAATAAATTTAAAAAAGTGGAGGAGACTTATCCGGTAATCGCTAAATTAGAACTGCTATCGGCAAATGCTTATCTAAATTATAACAATTACCTTAAATATGGGGTGATAAATCCCCGCACTATTTTCTCGCGTTACTACATAAAGGTGAGGCGCCCAGACAGCGCTGGAATGCTCAATCTTTTGAACAGTAAAAACCTTTTAGATACGTTAAGATCTGTGCAGCCAAAATCAATTCAATATAAGGCTTTGCAGTCTGCATATTTGAATACGGATGCTGCAGATGAAAAGCGTATTTTGTTATTAAATATGGAGCGTTTCCGTTGGAAATTGCCAGAGACCGGAGATAACTATGTTCAGGTAAATATTCCCGATTTTAGATTAACCTGGCTGAATAAATTAGACACTGTAATTTCGATGAAAGTTTGTGTGGGTGGAAAGCGTGAAAATGGTTATGAAGACAAGCTAAAAGCCTTTGCAAAATCAGGCAATTTAGATGATAAACCGAAGAACCACGAAACGCCATTATTGTTTAGTAAAATCAACTCCATTCAGGCCAATCCGATATGGAATATTCCGGTAAGTATTGCACAAAGTGAGATCTATTGGATGGCCCGAAAAGATCCTTATTATTTATCTAACAGTAACATCAAAGTTTACTATAAAGATAAGCTGATTGGCGAGCCCGATACCATCAATTGGAACAAGTATTCGAGGGATAAATTGCCCTTCAAATTTAAGCAGGGATCTGGTGGTGGAAATGCCTTAGGGAAATTCAAATTTATTTTCGATAACAGCTCTAGTATTTACCTCCACGATACCAATAACAAAAACGGATTTAATTTAACAAACCGGGCCATTAGTCATGGTTGTGTGCGCATCGAAAAACCTTTGGAGTTCGCCGAACTTTTAGTGAACGATTCATACACTTATGATAAACTTAGGGCTGAGGTTGATTTGCCACCGATAGATAGTACGCATGTAAAATGGTATAAAAAACGCATGGCCCAAAAGGCAGATACAACAAAGGCTTTTCAATTAAAACCAGCCTGGTTCGGACCCAAAAAATCTGTTCCTTTAATCATTACCTATATTACAGCCTGGTCGCAAAACGATAAGATCGAATACCGGCCTGATGTTTATGGTATGGATGAAAAACTTTGGACCGCGATGAAAAAGTTCAGGTAACAATAATCTTTAATGCCAGATTCGATAAAGAATCTGGCATTTTTTTTAAATCCGGATTTGGAATTAGCATCCAAACTAATATATTTGTTTATAAACATTTAAACAGATAATCAGGGCTACAGGATATAAAAACATTAGCGCTCAATCACCGTCGCTGTAGCCATCCCCACATCCTTATTATTCAAGTTAAAATAACAATTGCTTTTAAAAAGTAATGTGTTTTTTCTTTTGTGCTTTATTGCGTTAACATGCAGTATTGATAATTTACATCCTATTTATTTACAATATTTCAAAAAAAATCAAATTAGTAATGGCTATTAATCTACAAAAAGGGCAAAAAATTGATATCGGACTATCGAAAATTACTGTAGGGTTAGGCTGGGACCCGAATGAGGGCACTGGTTATGACTTCGACCTGGATGCATCAGCATTTATGATTAACTCGAGTAGATTGATCCCTGAAGAAGAGTATTTTGTTTTTTATGGCAATACCGATTCTCCCGATCAGGCCTTGCACCACACCGGTGATGATCCAACGGGAGGAAACAGTGCCGATGGCGATGATGAAAGTATACAAGTTGATTTATCAAAAGTTGATCCCCAGATCCAGGAAATTTTATTTGTGGTAACCATTCATGAGGCCATTAGCCGTAAACAAAATTACGGACAGGTTCGGAATTCTTATATCCGCATTGTAGATGACAGTAATGGACAAGAGGTTGCTAAATATGAACTGGGGGAAGATTTTTCTATTGAAACAGGAGTAGAATTTGGTCGCTTATACAAACGTGAAGGCAAATGGAAATTTGAAGCGTCTGGTATAGGTTACCGCGAAGATTTATCATTTTTCCTGTCAAAATATTTTAAAGGACAGATTATTAAATAATATCTAAACACGCTTTATGGCTATAAATTTAGTAAAAGGTCAAACCATTGATCTCCGCAAAAATGATAAGGGCGAAACATTCGATTTGTCGAAGGTTACCATGGGACTGGGATGGGATGTCCGTAAAAAAAATACAGGTTTTCTCGGTAAACTATTCGCACCAAAAGAAGAAGAATTCGATCTGGATGCGATTGCTTTCTTACTGGATGGCAATGATAAAATCCTCAACCTGGGCAGAACAGTTAATCAGAATGGCCGTCAGGTTGGATTGTTTGAAGGAGATGTGATTTTTTTTAATTCAATGCGGCATCCTTCAGGAAATATCTGGCTCACTGGTGATAACAGGACTGGTGCCGGCGATGGAGACGATGAACAGATTATCGTAAAATTAGATTCCCTGGATCCCATTTATCAGAAAATAATTTTTGTGGTATCCATTTATCAGGGCAGGCAGAACAATCAACATTTTAGCATGGTCGAAAATGCTTTTATAAGGGCTGTTGATGCTAATGGAAAAGAAATAACGAGATATAGCCTTTCTGGTGATGCATCCTTAAATGGCATGTGCACGATGGTTTTTGCCGAAGCTTACTGTAAAGATGGTGGCTGGAAATTCAGGGCTATTGGCGAACCATACCAAACAGATAGTTTCTTAGAGATTTTAAAAAAATACGTAAACGCATAACATTTATAAAATTAAACCACTGTTGAGCAACATCATGCAAAGCTTAACCGTAAATTAATCAGATATGGCAATTAACCTGCAAAAGGGACAACGCGAAGCAATTAATGCTCCTCAATTTACCATCGGACTTGGATGGGATACCAATAGTGCATCAACAGGCACTAGTTTTGATTTAGATACTTCAGTTTTTGTATTGGGCGATAATAAAAGATTATTATCCGATTCTCATTTCGTTTTTTATAACAATTTAAAAACACCAGATGGTGCTGTAGAACATTCAGGTGATAACTTAACGGGAGATGGCGATGGCGATGATGAACAGATTAAGGTAGATCTTTCAAAAATCGGCTCAGCTGCTACAGAAATCTGTGTGGTAGTTACTGTTCATGATGCTGAAAACAGAAGACAGAATTTTGGGCAGATCCGGAACTCTTACATCAGGGTGTTGGATGGCGCCAATAATGAGGTGTTGAAATATGAATTAGAAGAAGATTTTTCAATAGAAACTGCTGTCGAGTTTGGAAGGATTTACAAACGCAATAATGAATGGAAATTTGAAGCTGTAGGTGTTGGTATGAAAGATGGATTGGAGTTTTTCTTAAATAAATACAACTAAATGCATTCATTATGGCAATTAATTTATCAAAAGGACAAAAAATAGACCTGCGGAAAGAAAGCGGTGCTACTTTAACCAGTTTTTGTGTGGGGGTTAATTGGGGTGCAATAGAAACCAAAGGTTTTTTGGGTTTAACAACCAATAAGCAAAGCGTAGATCTTGATCTGAGTTGTATCCTCATTGATGATAACAACAACCTGTGCGACCATATTTATTCGCCACTTTATAGAATTGATTTTTTGCAGCAATTCGGCCTGCCAAAAGGGAAACTACTCTCGTTAGATGGTGCATTAAGGCATACTGGTGATGATTTAGAAGGAGATTCGGGTGGTGACGATGGTTTGGATAATGAAATTATCACGGTCGATTTGTCAAGGATTGATCCTAAAGTGGCCAAGATATTCTTTTTTCTGAATAATGTAGGTAAAGAGGATTTTTCTCAGATTCCATATTCAAAAATCAGGATGTATGAAGGAACGCCAACACAGGTAAAAGAGGTTTTTGCTTCCTATAATGTATCTGCCGAATCGGGTTATGCCGGTAAAAAAGCGCTCATTATGGGTAAGCTTTATAAACGCAATAACGAATGGAAATTTGATGCCATTGGCGATCCCACACCAGATACCTTTTTAGGGCAAACGATTCATTTAATCCTAAAATCTTACCTGTAATGAGTATTAAAAATATCGAAGGTTTAACCGGCGACGAAATCAGGGATTTGGTTGCCCGGGGCGGTAAATTTGTCATGTATAAATATTGCATCTCTGTAATAATTATGACCTTTAACCGGCCGTCTGATTTTTATTTTATCCATCCAGGCAAGAGCAGTATTACACCTGGATTAGGATATCTGTTTGTGAGTTTGTTTTTGGGTTGGTGGGGCATTCCCTGGGGACCAATTTACACCATTGGTAATATTGGGAGCATTTTGGGTGGCGGAAAAGATTATACCAATGAAATTTTAGCGCACATCAACCAAAACGATCCTACTTACGGTGCAGGTGCTACTTATAATATACCTGCGCATATTCAATCAGCTAATCCGGAAACGGCCAATACTTACAATATTCCACAATAATTTTTTGGTTATGAGAAGACTTCCAGTATACCTCTTGTTAGATACATCAGGCTCCATGACAGGTGAACCGATTGAAGCGGTAAAAAATGGGGTTCAGGTAATGATCAGTGCTTTGCGCCAAAATCCGCAGGCCATAGAAACGGCCTTTATCAGCATCATTACTTTTGATAGCGTGGCGCAACAGATTATTCCGCTTACCGATCTGGCATCATTCCAAATGGTCGATTTAAGAGCAACAGGTACTACGGCTTTAGGCGAGGCCTTAAAATTAGTGTCAAACCGGATTGATTATGAGGTTGCAAAAACCACAACGGAACAAAAAGGAGATTGGAAACCTTTGGTTTTTATCATGACCGATGGAATACCAACCGATGATTGGTTGCCGGGTTTAAATGAGTTTAAACAACGTAAAACGGCATTTACAGTTGCCTGTGCTGCCGGAACCGGTGCTGATACGGCTGTTTTAAAACAGATTACCGAAAATGTGGTCAGTTTAGATACAGCCGATTCGGCGAGCATAGGAAAATTTTTTCAGTGGGTAACCGCATCTATCGGCGTAAGTTCTACCAGGGTAGAAGATGGTGGGAAAGAAATACAAGGCTTTAAGGAACTGCCTCCTCCTCTACCCGAATTAAATATCGTTATTTAAAAAATATGAGAAGATTACCTGTTTATTTTTTGATAGATACCTCAGGTTCGATGTATGGCGAACCCATTCAGGCGTTAAATAATGCCCTAAGTGGGATGATCAATACCTTGAGGGCAGATGCACAGGCATTAGATTCCTTGTGGATCAGTATGATTACTTTCGATCGGGAGGTTAATGAAATTGTACCCCTAACGGAGCTTCCCTCTTTTCAGCTCCCCGAAATCATTTGTCCGCAGAGCGGCCCTACGCATACCGGTCAGGCGCTCGAAATGTTATATCAGAAAGTACAGCTTGATGTAATGAAAGGCAATGCTAACCAAAAAGGAGATTGGAAACCACTGATGTTCTTATTTACCGATGGAAAGCCTAGCGATCTGCAGTTATACCGGGAAATGCTGCCTAAAATCAAATCACTAAATTTTGGGGCAATTGTTTGCTGTGCTGCAGGGCATTTGGCCAACGATTCCTTATTGAAAGAACTTACACCCGATGTGGTACATTTGGATACTGCCGA
Proteins encoded:
- the hisA gene encoding 1-(5-phosphoribosyl)-5-[(5-phosphoribosylamino)methylideneamino]imidazole-4-carboxamide isomerase, with product MYIIPAIDILDGKVVRLREGDYNQKTEYDVSIAEMIEKYRSNGTDFIHIIDLNGAKGDFSNQKSLFEIIKKTEMKVQYGGGIRTIEQVNNLLDAGIHRVIVGTQAITNPDFLPQLSENFAKKDDYANRIVIAIDVLDEVIKYSGWMESSPIKLMDYVDKCLSLGFFRFLCTDISKDGKLGGAAVELYKKLLEHSPMIKLIASGGVSSMEDIYELAKYPIRSVVVGKAIYEDRITIEEIKDWNLKALSSI
- the hisH gene encoding imidazole glycerol phosphate synthase subunit HisH yields the protein MNDGNSESPQGNLGVGIINYGAGNIFSLTAALDRLNVTYGMVNTENDLEKYSHIIIPGVGHAGAAMEKLKGTGLVEAIKKLTKPVLGICVGMQLITEHSEEGNAALLDIVPVKTKKFDKSLNIKIPHMGWNAVNTKNNPLFTGVEDNTQFYFVHSYFIEYNPTFDIASADYGLKFSAAVQKDNFYGVQFHPEKSGKAGELILKNFSNLSL
- the hisB gene encoding bifunctional histidinol-phosphatase/imidazoleglycerol-phosphate dehydratase HisB → MKKVLFIDRDGTLNIEPDDEQVDSFAKLKFYPRSLYYLSKIAAELDYELVMVTNQDGLGTLSNPEENFWPIHNFMLDTFEGEGVHFSEIVIDRTFAKDNAPTRKPGTALLTKYFSGDYDLKNSFVIGDRLNDVVLAKNLGAKAIFLRQNDALGSTEALDKHETLLDVIILETKKWEDIYNLLKAGSRKIHHERKTNETDITINLDLDGTGKAKIETGLNFFDHMLDQIARHGSVDLEVIAKGDLHIDEHHTIEDTGIALGEAFAQGLGNKLGIERYGFCLPMDDCLAQVAIDFGGRNWIVWDADFKREKVGDMPTEMFYHFFKSFSDAAKCNLNIKAEGDNEHHKIEAIFKAFAKAIKMAIKRDAEKMVLPSTKGML
- the hisC gene encoding histidinol-phosphate transaminase, which produces MNQQTMDINDLVRENIKNLRPYSTARDEFKGQASVFLDANENSYGSPLPANYNRYPDPLQLDLKDAISKIKGVPIENTFLGNGSDEAIDLLFRAFCNPGKDNVIVLPPTYGMYEVSANINDVEIRKVNLLPNFQLDMEKIAETIDKNTKLIFICSPNNPTGNSINREDIETILANFNGIVVVDEAYINYARQKTFIQELTEYGNLVVLQTFSKAWGLAALRLGMAFSSTKVIDVLNKIKPPYNINQATQDLAFEALKNIAQVNDWIKESVAERQRLSIALNNVNAVTKVYPSDANFILVEVTDALKMYDTLVDQGIIVRDRSKVTLCEGCLRITVGTKEENDKLLTVLENF
- the hisD gene encoding histidinol dehydrogenase encodes the protein MKIYGYKDLSKSKIEELCSRQIEDDKLVEERVSDIINTVKKDGDQALFNFAKAFDKVELEKLFLDAEELKQIAATIPADAKKAIDTAYQNIKNFHQSQLKTEDKIETMPGVLCWRESRAIEKVGLYIPGGTAVLPSTFLMLATPAIIAGCKEIVVCSPPQGDGKTNCYLAYCAVLLGIEKVFLIGGAQAVAAMAFGTKTVPQVYKIFGPGNRYVTTAKTMVQNKVAIDMPAGPSEVLVIADETANPSFIAADLLAQAEHGTDSQAILVATSKEIINQTLKEIENQLAILPRKDIAAKAIANSYAVLAENLEQAMQFSNEYAPEHLILATEQFQSLIPLIINAGSVFLGNFTPESVGDYASGTNHTLPTSGFAKAYSGVSTDAFLKKITFQQLSREGLNNIGKTVEILAEAEGLEAHKNAVSIRLIFESGVGRPKTEDKTA
- the hisG gene encoding ATP phosphoribosyltransferase, with amino-acid sequence MKTLKIAIQKSGRLNEKSVEILKNCGLSFENYKSSLISTVTNFPLEILFLRDDDIPEYVQDGIADLGIVGENVIVETKAEVDFLQKLGFGKCTLKIAVQATSNIQNLEELNGKAIATSYPVILEKFLQEKGIQSDIRTISGSVEIGPGLGLSDAIFDIVSTGGTLKSNGLKPFADVMQSEAVLIGNKSIADNPEVAELLQRIRSVLSAKSNKYVVLNVSKDNLQKVVDLLPGVKSPTVVPLFEPNWVAVHSVIAEEDFWDKINSLKAAGAEGILVMPIEKIIR
- a CDS encoding L,D-transpeptidase family protein, translating into MLKKFRFLILPFILFISACGWFKSPPEIGKVLSEHFKNKIYKDFDTVAYDSVFVKTMDSLSVKFVNPKTIKAFYSNHSAEPKLVTRFYINGELDSLVNYLDQSKVHGFNPRIFKGDEIKALLEELTANKFKKVEETYPVIAKLELLSANAYLNYNNYLKYGVINPRTIFSRYYIKVRRPDSAGMLNLLNSKNLLDTLRSVQPKSIQYKALQSAYLNTDAADEKRILLLNMERFRWKLPETGDNYVQVNIPDFRLTWLNKLDTVISMKVCVGGKRENGYEDKLKAFAKSGNLDDKPKNHETPLLFSKINSIQANPIWNIPVSIAQSEIYWMARKDPYYLSNSNIKVYYKDKLIGEPDTINWNKYSRDKLPFKFKQGSGGGNALGKFKFIFDNSSSIYLHDTNNKNGFNLTNRAISHGCVRIEKPLEFAELLVNDSYTYDKLRAEVDLPPIDSTHVKWYKKRMAQKADTTKAFQLKPAWFGPKKSVPLIITYITAWSQNDKIEYRPDVYGMDEKLWTAMKKFR